From the genome of candidate division KSB1 bacterium:
CTGGTTGCAGAGACCGAGCATCGGATCAATCTGCGCTCCGTCATTGCGCCCTGCGATGGCTTTGTAACTGAAATTCTGGCTCGGCCTGGCGATGTGATCGATGCCTTTCTGCCCATTATCACGGTGGAAGAGGCCAGGCCAACTTACCTGGACGTTTACATTCCCGAGCAATCCAACCTGGCACTTCAGGTGGGCATGAAGGCAGAAATTTATTCTTCCCGCAGTCGCAATTACAATACGACTGGGATGGTGACATTCATCCATCCTGAATTCACCCGAGCCTCGGAGCGGTTGTCGTTTCGAGGGCAAATTTTCTGGGCCCGCAAAGTGCGGGTCGAATTGCCAAAGGATCATCAGTTGCTCCCTGGCGAGGTGGTGAATGTTCGCATCCTGAAAAAAAATGCGGCCAATCAATCGGCTTCGCTGATCGCCTCAGAAAAAAAATCTGCGGATGCCAATCCGCTTCAAAAGAAGGCACCATCAGTGATTCCAATGGAGGTACCACAAAATCTATGGAACAAAACCCGCTTTGAGCCTTCGGGCGTTGCCTGGTTACCTGATATTCAAAAATTTTTGATCGTGAGTGATGATACAGGCATTCAGGACGCTCTTAACGATCATGCGCCATACCTGTTTTTGATGGACGAGAGCGGTAACGTGGCTGAAGCACCTATGCCCCTGCTCGGTATCGAAAAGATTAATGATCTTGAAGCCATTGCACCAGCGGGGAATGGTGCTTTCTATTTGATTTCTTCTCAAAACATCAGTAAAAAAAATAAACGACCTGGTAGCAGAGAACTGATCATCAAAGTCCAGCGAGATGGTGAAAAATTGGTGGTGCAGGGACAGGTTCAATTTTTATCACTCTTGCTGAATTCTTTTTCATTGCCAGAATTGCGAGCGTTGGGTCTGGAAAAATTCGAAGCCGATGGCCAGCCTGTCTTGAATATCGAGGGGGCGGCGTTTCATGACCATGCGCTTTATCTTGGCTTGAAGGAGCCTGTTACCAACAAAGGCGCCATTATCTGGAAGCTGGAAAATGTGGATGACATTTTTACAAGTCGAAAATTAGCGCCGAATCAATTATCCGTCTATGGCTTTGTGCAATTGGGGCATCATAAAAATAAATCGGCGGGCATTTCAGATTTGATGTTCGATCAAAATGGCCGATTGTGGGCGCTCTCCACCATTGTGGATGCCAAAGATGATGACCAATTGGGCGGCTTCCATCGCATCGACCGCTTTGCCGATGGGCGACTGGCAGCGACTCGGATTTTTAGTTTTCCAAATTTGAAGCCTGAGGGGATTTGCTGGCAGGGAAGTGAGCGATTTCTCATTGTGTTTGACAAGGATAATGAGAATCCAGTGTTTTGTTTTGTTGATGTGAAGGAGCTATGACTGGAGTGATGGATTATTGGAGTATTGAGTTGGAAAATTATCACTCATGAGCTCGGTTTTTCATTCAATTGGACATCTGCAAAATACAGGATTTTGTCATTCCGAACGAAGCGAAGCGGAGTGAGGAATCTGCATATCTCAAAATTGATTTTTTAGCCAGATTCCACTAAATCTGCGAAAACGGCGGACGCAAGCGGAGCGATCCCTTCTATTAAAGAGCTAAGAGATTCCTCACCGCCGACTGACGGCTCGGAATGACGGATTTCCGCATCTTGAAGATATCTATCAATGAATGGCAACTTTTTAGGGACTCAAAGAATGTTCAGAACAAAGCATCACCACCTTTTTTTAAATTTGATCTGCCTGATCCATTCGATGGTCTTTTCCATCCCGATTTTTGCTCAATCGGACGACGCTCCGAATGATATGAAAGGGGAGAATGAAGCCACTTATTTTCCTGCGTTAACTGGCACTGCGGTTTCGGAGCAGCAGGTGATCGAATTGGCTTTGAAAAATAGCCGAAAGCTCCAATCATTGGTCACGAATGTCGCCATTGCTAATTATCGGCTTCGATCCAGCGGCTCGATGCGGAATCCCGAGCTACGCATCAGCGAAGTTTCAACTCGCTATTACACCCAGGAATTCGATGAGCTGCGACTTGGCTTGCGCTTTCGTTTGCCGCAGTTGGGTGAACTCGGTGAAGAAAAACAAGAGGCACGAGTCGATCTTTGGGATCGAAAAGTCGAGGAGGTTCGGTATCGCCAGGAGCTTATCGCTAGGGTTCGCAAGGATTATGCCGATGTGTTGATGTACGACCAATTGGCGGAGATCGCTCGGCAACGGGTAGCTAAGGCGGACGAAAGAATTCAGATCATCGAAAAACTGGTGGAATTAGGCCGTCGTTCTGTCGTTTATTTTACCAAGGCCAAAATGTGGCATGCGGAATCGAAAAACGATCTGGCACTGGCATTGCAAAACCAGGGCCTGGCTCGTCGAAAGCTATCGAAACGGACTGGTCTACCCGAAAATTTGCCGATTGTTTATCATGAGCTGCCAGAGGTGACCCAGGATGTGGATGAGCTGATCAAACTGGCGATCGCTCATCGCCCCGAAATCGACCTGGTGCAACAGCGGATCGAATTGGCCAATAAACAACAAAAGCTGGAATATCTGAAATTGATCCCTTGGTTCAACTTTATCGAGCTGTCGTATCATGCGGAAAAGGAGCGCCGTGAGGATTGGGGTGAGTTCATGGCGGGCATCAATCTGCCGCTGTTCAATTGGAATATCGGAAATATTCAGGCGACGCATCTGGCGGTGAAAAAGAAGACCGATGAATCCGATGCCATCAGAGAATCCGTCGCCGAAGAGGTGCGATCTGCTTACAACATTTACAAAGATCTGCTATTGGATTGGAAAAATTTCAGTGCCAGTGGGGCCGAGCTGATTGCCAATGCTACCAAACTGGTCACCGAAGCCCGACAACATGAAACCCTGATGCCTGATGAAGTGGTGGAGATGGAATGGACCATTTTTGATACGCAGCGATTACTGGCCGAAAAAAGAAGGGAAGTAGCTCATGCCTTGGCGGATCTGTACTTTGCCATTGGGATCGAGGGATACGAACAATTGATACGATGAATAGATAAATTGAGAATAACTTCCAGATCCCAAAAACCAAATTTCAAAAATTTTCAAATTCAAATTTCCAAATACCAAATCTCCGTCTGTTTGGAATTTGATGTTTTGATCATTGAATGTTGTCACTACCTGGTCAGATTAAATTAGGCAATATCAATTTTTCAACTTCAGGTTAACGAACATCCCTCCTGGCCCCCCTTCAAAGGGGGGAACGCAAGTCCCCCTTTGAAGGGGGATTTAGGGGGATGTTACCGCTAATCTGATTAAGTGTATTATTTGTAACTCGATGTTTGATATTTGATATTTTAGACAAGAATTGTAAATGATGTCAAAAGAACTGAGTGAAATAAAACGCTACGAATTGAAATACACCATCACCGAAGAGTTGGCAGCTCAAATTCGAGAACATATCAAGCATATTTGCACCTACGATATCCATGTTCCGCCAGGAGAACAGGGTTACATTGTCAATAATTTGTATTTTGATACGCCTGATCTGAGATTTTATTATGATACCAAATTCCGCAAACTGACTCGCTATAAGCCCCGAGCCCGTTTTTACGGCGAAAAAGCCACCGACCTCATCTGGCCTGAGATCAAATATCGCAATGCCAGTGTGATCTGGAAGCGGCGCTATTGCATTCCAGTGACGGAATGGCCCAACTTGTTCCATCCAGGTTTGGCAGATGAGCGCAAACCCATGGTCAAACCGCATTTGGATACTTTCGATGATCTGATTTACTGGTACGGCGCTCAGCCTGTGTTGCATGTCCGTTACTTTCGGGAACCTTACGTGACTGAATTGGAAGAATATGGCCGTGTTACCTTTGACCGCCAATTGTGCTGCCGTCCTACCCATGGTTCATTCGATTTGAATTACGATGAGCAGGAGATGATCTACTATGATGATCCCATGAATGCCCGAAGCGCTGATTCGCCCGTGATCCTGGAAATCAAAGTCGAAACCTTGATCCCGATCTGGGCCATCGAGCTGATCCGCAAATTCAATCTCCAGCAACGGGGATTTTCGAAATATTGTTATGGCATTGAGAGCATCTTTGGAGTTAGCGGAGGGGGAAGGACTTCAATTTTCGATTAAAGCTGATACCATCACATTGTATTTCTCGGGCGATTATTCCAATTCAACCTACCGTTTTGCATCTACAAATGACTTCGCTTCAGATTTCAATCCGATTTCCAACATGTGAAACGGTCATCTCACCCGAAATTTTAAATCATCTTTCCAATTTTTTGTTGTTAAATTTGGAATAAAATATTCCCGTGCTTTGTCAATAGATGAAAAAGCCTCCGTTTCGTTTATCTCTCAAACCAAAATATCCAGGTCTTCTGAGAGGAGAAAAAATGCGTAAAAGAAAAATTATATTACTTGGGACCTGCGCTCTTATCCTGTTAATGCCCTTAGCTTGTGAAAAAGCTACCAAGCCCATCGCACCCACTGATGAAAATGTTTCGGATGGCAGCGGGAATACCGTGGTCAGCCATAGTGGAGGTTATTCCGAAGCATTAGCAAAGGCAATGGCAGAGAATAGCTGGCATCACGAAGAAGCTGATGATTACGCCTGGGACAATTCTCAAGTGACCCAAATCTCACTGAACATAAATTCGATAACCGTCAATGGAGCTGGTGCGACAGTTACCGATCGCAGAGTGGTCATTAGCTTGGCAGGCACTTATAGCCTCAATGGCACGCTGACGGACGGGCAGATCATCGTGAATACCGAAGATAAGGGAGTAGTGCGGCTGATCCTGAACGGAGTCAATATCAGTAATTCGACCAGTGCGCCGATCAATATTCAGGCTGCCAAAAAAGTCATCATCATCCTCGCCAGTGGGACGGAAAATGTTGTGACCGATGGTGCCTCCTATATTTTCGATACTCCAAATCAAGACGAGCCCAATGCGGCCATTTTCAGCAAGGCCGACCTCACGATTTATGGCAGCGGTTCGTTGACCGTCAAGGGAAATTATAATGATGGGATTGCCAGCAAGGATGGGCTCATCATCGCAGGTGGCTCTGAAAAGATTACCTCCGTCGATGATGGTCGACCCAAAACGGCTGATGCCAGCGTGTCCCTCAACGTAACTGCCAAGGATGATGGCATCCGTGGCAAGGACTACGTGGTCATTCGGGATGCAGAGATCACGGTCAAGGCTGGCGGCGATGGCTTGAAATCCGATAATGCGACTGATGCGACCCGAGGCTATATCTGGATCCAAAGCGGTGGCATAAATATTGCGTCAGGAAAAGATGCTATCAGTGCCGAAACGGATGCGTTAATCAGCGATGGGACATTCAACCTTACTTGCGGCGGCGGCAGCAATTCCAGCGTTCCCATTGGTACGTCAGCCAAGGGGATCAAGGGGTTGGTGCTGACGATTATCGCTGGCGGCAATTTTACAATCGATGCTGCCGATGATGCCATTCACTCGAACGATGCGGTGATCATAGACAACGGCACCTTTGCCATTACCACCAAAGATGCGGCGATCCATGCCGATCGTATAGCAACCATTAATGCTGGCACTTTGAACATCTCCAAAAGTTATGAAGGCATCGAAGCCGCTGCTATTACCATCAACGACGGCTATCTTAACATGGTGACCAGCGATGATGGCTTTAACGCTACCAAGGGTAAACGAACCGAGGCGAATGATGGTAGCAGTTTGATGATCAATGGTGGATTTATCGCTGTCAATTCCTCTCGGGGGGATGGTTTGGATAGCAATGGCAATGCCTCCATTTCTGGTGGCACCGTCATCGTTCATGGGCCGCAGTCGCAGCCAGAGGTTGCCTTTGATATCAA
Proteins encoded in this window:
- a CDS encoding polyphosphate polymerase domain-containing protein, encoding MMSKELSEIKRYELKYTITEELAAQIREHIKHICTYDIHVPPGEQGYIVNNLYFDTPDLRFYYDTKFRKLTRYKPRARFYGEKATDLIWPEIKYRNASVIWKRRYCIPVTEWPNLFHPGLADERKPMVKPHLDTFDDLIYWYGAQPVLHVRYFREPYVTELEEYGRVTFDRQLCCRPTHGSFDLNYDEQEMIYYDDPMNARSADSPVILEIKVETLIPIWAIELIRKFNLQQRGFSKYCYGIESIFGVSGGGRTSIFD
- a CDS encoding efflux RND transporter periplasmic adaptor subunit, encoding DALATYLNELNKDLAFQTQKLERTRKSRQMLSAADIDSMAESLLWEQMEYAESLRRLVAETEHRINLRSVIAPCDGFVTEILARPGDVIDAFLPIITVEEARPTYLDVYIPEQSNLALQVGMKAEIYSSRSRNYNTTGMVTFIHPEFTRASERLSFRGQIFWARKVRVELPKDHQLLPGEVVNVRILKKNAANQSASLIASEKKSADANPLQKKAPSVIPMEVPQNLWNKTRFEPSGVAWLPDIQKFLIVSDDTGIQDALNDHAPYLFLMDESGNVAEAPMPLLGIEKINDLEAIAPAGNGAFYLISSQNISKKNKRPGSRELIIKVQRDGEKLVVQGQVQFLSLLLNSFSLPELRALGLEKFEADGQPVLNIEGAAFHDHALYLGLKEPVTNKGAIIWKLENVDDIFTSRKLAPNQLSVYGFVQLGHHKNKSAGISDLMFDQNGRLWALSTIVDAKDDDQLGGFHRIDRFADGRLAATRIFSFPNLKPEGICWQGSERFLIVFDKDNENPVFCFVDVKEL
- a CDS encoding carbohydrate-binding domain-containing protein, with amino-acid sequence MRKRKIILLGTCALILLMPLACEKATKPIAPTDENVSDGSGNTVVSHSGGYSEALAKAMAENSWHHEEADDYAWDNSQVTQISLNINSITVNGAGATVTDRRVVISLAGTYSLNGTLTDGQIIVNTEDKGVVRLILNGVNISNSTSAPINIQAAKKVIIILASGTENVVTDGASYIFDTPNQDEPNAAIFSKADLTIYGSGSLTVKGNYNDGIASKDGLIIAGGSEKITSVDDGRPKTADASVSLNVTAKDDGIRGKDYVVIRDAEITVKAGGDGLKSDNATDATRGYIWIQSGGINIASGKDAISAETDALISDGTFNLTCGGGSNSSVPIGTSAKGIKGLVLTIIAGGNFTIDAADDAIHSNDAVIIDNGTFAITTKDAAIHADRIATINAGTLNISKSYEGIEAAAITINDGYLNMVTSDDGFNATKGKRTEANDGSSLMINGGFIAVNSSRGDGLDSNGNASISGGTVIVHGPQSQPEVAFDINGTFNVSGGLFIATGPNSGFMIEVPSNSSSQYSVYVAFSGGFSASSLFHIEDAGGNDLVTFKPVRNCYYFVFSSPKLTRGSTYSIYTGGSSTGTNTNGLYVGGSYSGGSLRKSFTISSVVTKVNI
- a CDS encoding TolC family protein, encoding MFRTKHHHLFLNLICLIHSMVFSIPIFAQSDDAPNDMKGENEATYFPALTGTAVSEQQVIELALKNSRKLQSLVTNVAIANYRLRSSGSMRNPELRISEVSTRYYTQEFDELRLGLRFRLPQLGELGEEKQEARVDLWDRKVEEVRYRQELIARVRKDYADVLMYDQLAEIARQRVAKADERIQIIEKLVELGRRSVVYFTKAKMWHAESKNDLALALQNQGLARRKLSKRTGLPENLPIVYHELPEVTQDVDELIKLAIAHRPEIDLVQQRIELANKQQKLEYLKLIPWFNFIELSYHAEKERREDWGEFMAGINLPLFNWNIGNIQATHLAVKKKTDESDAIRESVAEEVRSAYNIYKDLLLDWKNFSASGAELIANATKLVTEARQHETLMPDEVVEMEWTIFDTQRLLAEKRREVAHALADLYFAIGIEGYEQLIR